From a region of the Pseudomonas fulva 12-X genome:
- the flhF gene encoding flagellar biosynthesis protein FlhF, translating to MQVKRFFAADMRQAMKLVRDELGADATIIANRRVAGGVELTAALDYQAPPVPARQANPALEAELRKTQSKIASAHAELSTRSQLDAGKDRQLFGAAAATPPADSLEAVLKRQQQKPASAAVDQSALDSMRSELHGLRELIEMQMGSMAWGQLQARRPQQATLWRRLQRMGVPAELSRVLLERVASIADQRKAWRMVLAHLAHSIQTPKQEPMEEGGVIALVGPAGMGKTTTLAKLAARYVLKYGAASIALVSMDSYRIGAQEQLKTLGRILGVSVTQVDPGQSLTQAIAPLARKRVVLIDTAGLPANDPALRMQLEALASRGVNARNYLVLAATSQAQVLKAAYHSYKRCGLAGCILSKLDEATSMGEVLGLAIGHRLPVAYLADGPRIPDDVHVPRSHQLVSRAVGLQAPDEPSEDTMADMFAGLYQNPARQAG from the coding sequence ATGCAGGTCAAACGCTTTTTCGCTGCCGATATGCGCCAAGCCATGAAGCTGGTTCGCGATGAGCTGGGCGCCGATGCGACCATCATTGCCAACCGCCGTGTGGCCGGTGGTGTGGAATTGACGGCTGCGCTCGATTATCAGGCTCCGCCGGTTCCGGCGCGCCAGGCCAATCCGGCGCTGGAAGCCGAGCTGCGCAAGACCCAGTCGAAGATCGCTTCGGCCCACGCCGAGCTGAGCACGCGTAGCCAGCTTGATGCCGGCAAGGATCGTCAGCTGTTTGGCGCGGCAGCTGCCACGCCGCCGGCCGACAGCCTGGAAGCTGTGCTCAAGCGTCAGCAGCAGAAGCCTGCTTCGGCCGCGGTTGACCAGTCGGCGCTGGATTCCATGCGCTCTGAATTGCATGGCTTGCGTGAATTGATCGAAATGCAGATGGGCTCGATGGCCTGGGGGCAGCTGCAGGCTCGTCGCCCGCAGCAGGCCACCCTTTGGCGCCGTCTGCAGCGCATGGGGGTGCCGGCGGAGCTATCGCGGGTGCTGCTCGAGCGTGTGGCCTCGATTGCCGATCAGCGCAAAGCCTGGCGCATGGTGCTGGCGCATCTCGCCCATTCGATCCAGACGCCCAAGCAGGAGCCGATGGAAGAGGGTGGCGTGATCGCCCTGGTCGGCCCCGCCGGCATGGGCAAGACCACGACCCTGGCCAAGCTGGCTGCGCGCTACGTACTCAAGTACGGCGCTGCCAGCATCGCCCTGGTGAGCATGGACAGCTACCGGATCGGCGCCCAGGAGCAGCTCAAGACTCTGGGCCGGATTCTTGGCGTTTCGGTGACTCAGGTCGACCCGGGCCAATCGCTGACCCAGGCGATCGCGCCATTGGCGCGCAAGCGCGTGGTACTGATCGACACCGCCGGCCTGCCCGCCAATGATCCGGCGCTGCGCATGCAGCTCGAAGCGCTGGCCAGCCGCGGCGTCAACGCACGCAATTACCTGGTGCTGGCCGCTACTAGCCAGGCGCAGGTGCTCAAGGCGGCCTATCACAGCTACAAGCGCTGTGGGCTGGCCGGCTGCATTCTGAGTAAACTGGATGAAGCCACCAGCATGGGCGAGGTTTTGGGGCTGGCTATCGGCCACCGTCTGCCGGTAGCCTACCTGGCAGATGGCCCGCGCATCCCGGATGACGTGCACGTGCCGCGCAGCCATCAACTGGTTAGCCGCGCCGTCGGTCTACAGGCTCCGGACGAGCCGAGCGAAGACACCATGGCCGATATGTTCGCAGGGCTCTATCAGAACCCGGCCAGACAGGCCGGTTGA
- the fleN gene encoding flagellar synthesis regulator FleN, with product MGMHPVQVIAVTGGKGGVGKTNVSVNLSLALADLGRRVMLMDADLGLANVDVLLGLTAKRTLADVIDGECDLRDVVLQGPGGIRIVPAASGTQAMVQLTPMQHAGLIQAFSDISDNLDVLIVDTAAGIGDSVVSFVRAAQEVLVVVCDEPTSITDAYALIKLLNRDHGMNRFRVLANMAHSPQEGRNLFAKLTKVTDRFLDVALQYVGAVPYDESVRKAVQKQRAVYEAFPRSKCALAFKAIAQKVDAWPLPANPRGHLEFFVERLVQQPTADTAV from the coding sequence ATGGGTATGCATCCCGTACAGGTGATCGCGGTGACCGGCGGCAAAGGCGGCGTTGGCAAGACCAATGTGTCGGTGAACTTGTCGCTGGCACTGGCCGATCTTGGTCGGCGCGTCATGCTCATGGATGCCGACTTGGGTCTGGCCAACGTCGACGTGCTGCTCGGCCTGACCGCCAAGCGCACCCTCGCCGACGTGATCGACGGTGAGTGCGATCTGCGCGACGTAGTGCTGCAGGGGCCCGGCGGCATTCGTATCGTGCCGGCCGCTTCCGGTACTCAAGCCATGGTGCAGCTCACGCCCATGCAGCACGCCGGCCTGATCCAGGCCTTCAGCGACATCAGCGACAACCTCGATGTGCTTATCGTCGATACCGCTGCCGGCATCGGCGATTCGGTGGTCAGCTTCGTGCGCGCAGCCCAGGAAGTGCTGGTGGTGGTGTGCGACGAACCGACGTCCATCACCGATGCCTACGCCCTGATCAAACTGCTCAATCGCGATCACGGCATGAATCGTTTCCGGGTGCTCGCCAACATGGCGCACAGCCCCCAGGAAGGTCGCAATCTCTTTGCTAAGCTGACCAAAGTGACCGACCGTTTTCTGGATGTCGCGCTGCAGTACGTGGGCGCGGTGCCGTACGACGAATCGGTTCGCAAGGCCGTACAGAAACAGCGTGCGGTGTATGAGGCGTTCCCTCGTTCGAAGTGCGCGCTGGCGTTCAAGGCGATTGCCCAGAAGGTCGATGCATGGCCCTTGCCGGCCAACCCGCGTGGCCATCTGGAGTTTTTCGTGGAGCGCCTGGTGCAACAACCGACTGCAGACACGGCTGTATGA
- the fliA gene encoding RNA polymerase sigma factor FliA, whose product MTTASGLRMYSKAQARDSQHQLIERHAPLVKRIAYHLLARLPANVQVDDLIQAGMIGLLEASRKYDAGKGASFETFAGIRIRGAMLDEVRKGDWAPRSVHRNSRMVSDAIRKIEARTGRDAKDHEVAAELQLSLEDYYGILGDTLGSRLFSFDDLLQEGENGGLQEDTSSLHHGPSHELEDNRFQAALADAISNLPERERLVLSLYYDEELNLKEIGEVLGVSESRVSQLHSQCAARLRARLGEWRA is encoded by the coding sequence ATGACGACAGCCTCTGGACTCCGAATGTACAGCAAGGCACAAGCACGAGATTCACAGCATCAGTTGATCGAGCGCCACGCGCCGCTGGTAAAACGCATCGCCTACCACCTGCTGGCCCGTCTGCCCGCCAACGTGCAGGTCGACGACCTGATCCAGGCCGGCATGATCGGTCTGCTCGAGGCGTCGCGTAAGTACGATGCCGGCAAGGGCGCCAGTTTCGAGACCTTTGCCGGTATCCGCATCCGCGGGGCCATGCTCGACGAGGTACGCAAGGGCGACTGGGCGCCGCGTTCGGTGCACCGCAACAGCCGCATGGTCAGTGACGCAATACGAAAAATTGAGGCCAGAACCGGTCGTGACGCTAAAGATCACGAGGTTGCTGCCGAACTCCAATTGAGTCTCGAAGATTACTACGGCATTCTTGGCGACACTTTGGGCAGCCGCCTGTTCAGTTTCGACGACCTCTTGCAGGAAGGCGAGAATGGCGGTCTGCAGGAAGACACGAGTTCCCTGCATCACGGACCTTCGCATGAACTGGAAGACAATCGTTTCCAGGCAGCACTGGCCGATGCCATCAGTAATCTGCCGGAACGTGAGCGGCTGGTGTTGTCGCTGTACTACGACGAGGAATTGAACCTCAAGGAAATCGGCGAGGTGTTGGGGGTGAGTGAGTCGCGGGTCAGCCAACTGCATAGTCAGTGTGCCGCGCGCTTACGGGCGCGGTTGGGGGAGTGGCGCGCATAG
- a CDS encoding chemotaxis response regulator CheY translates to MKILIVDDFSTMRRIIKNLLRDLGFTNTAEADDGVTALPMLQSGNFDFLVTDWNMPGMTGIDLLRAVRADERLKQLPVLMVTAEAKRDQIIEAAQAGVNGYVVKPFTAQVLKEKIEKIFERVNG, encoded by the coding sequence ATGAAAATCCTCATCGTCGATGATTTCTCGACGATGCGACGGATCATCAAGAACCTCTTGCGTGATCTGGGGTTCACCAACACGGCAGAGGCTGATGACGGGGTAACCGCGCTGCCCATGCTGCAGAGCGGCAATTTCGATTTTCTGGTAACCGACTGGAACATGCCGGGCATGACCGGCATCGATCTGCTGCGCGCCGTGCGTGCCGACGAGCGACTCAAGCAGCTGCCGGTGCTCATGGTGACGGCGGAAGCCAAGCGCGATCAGATCATCGAGGCCGCACAAGCCGGTGTGAATGGCTACGTAGTCAAGCCCTTCACCGCTCAGGTGCTCAAGGAAAAGATCGAAAAAATCTTC